Genomic DNA from Desulfonema ishimotonii:
AACACGGCTTATGCAGAACACCTTTATCGCTCCCCTGAGGAGATTACAGGTAAGACGGCGTTTGATATTTTCCCCCGGCCTCTGGCGGAAAAATTCCGGGCCTGGGATCAGGAAGTACTGGAACAGATGAAACCGGTCAGTGCGGAGCTGGAGGTCCCCCGCGTCGGCAGAAAGCTGCTGGTGGATACCGTGAAGACGCCTATTGTCACCGCAGAAGGCGTGGTGCTGGGGGTCGTAGGCGTGAGCCGGGACATCACCGAACGCAAGGAGATGGAGCGGGCGCTGCGGCAGGCCGAGGAGCGGTACCGGAACATCTTCATGCAGGCTGCGGAGGGCATATTCACCTGTTCGCCCGAAGGCCGGTTTATCAACGTCAATCCGGCCATGGCCCGGATATGCGGCTACGAGTCGCCGGAACAGCTTATGAGATCCGTTACCGATATCGGACAACAGCTTTATGTGACACCCGAAGAACGACAGAAAATGGTCGCCTGCCTGTCACGCGAGGGGGTGATGACCGGTTTCGAAGCGGAATTCCGGCGAAAAGACGGAACCGCCTTCTGGATCAGCCTGAGCCTGCGAGGGGAATTTGACGACGACGGCAGGCTGATCCGCGTCGAAGGGGTCGGGACGGATATCACCGGGAAGAAACAGACCGAGCTGGAGCTGACCCGCCGTGCCACAACCGATGCCCTTACCGGCCTCTCCAACAGGGCCAAGCTGGAGCAGTCCATTGAGCAGATGATCGCCCAGGCCGGACGCTCCGGCAAACGGCTGGGCATCCTTTTCATTGACCTGGACGGATTCAAGGCCGTCAATGATACCTACGGCCATCAGGCCGGAGATGAGGTGCTGTTGCAGGTGGCCGCCCGGCTGCGCGCCAGAGTTCGCGCCTCCGACCTGGTCGCCCGGCTTGGCGGTGACGAGTTTGCGGTGCTTTTGCGGGATGTCCGGGGGCCTGAGGATGTCACAAAAATCGGTCAGGAACTTCTGGCCGCTGTGAGTGACGAGGACATTTTTTGCGGTCATATCAGATGCCGGATCGGGGCCAGCATCGGCGGAAGCCTCTATCCCGATCACGGGACGCAGAGCGCTGAACTGATTCATCAGGCCGATGCCGCCATGTACGCAGTGAAGGCAGGCGGCAAAAATGCGGTTTATATGACAGGGGCCTGTCCGTGCCACCGGAATGAGAAAACTTCACTGTCGGAAGAAGACGATCGGGAATCCGGGGAAAAATAGTCCGGGGGCGCGGAGTTTCCCCGCAAGTAACAGGGAAGCCCCGCATACCGGATGCGCAACTGACAATGCGCTGATATCACTCTTTGAAAAGATCCAGATCCAACTTTCTGGCCCGGATATGCGTCAGGACACTGTCCAGGAATTCTGACCGGGGAACACCGTATTTGACCGTGCCGTCCAGGGTTCTGACCGACAGGGTATCGGCCTCTTTCTCCTTGTTGCCGATGGTCAGGATCAGCGGAATATACTGGAGCTGGGCCTCCCGGACCTTTTTGTTGAGGCTCTCGGTCCGGTCATCCACCTCCGCCCGGATACCGGCCATCTCAAGCTCGCCCCTCACCGCATCGGCATAGGGGATCAGGTCATCGTTGATGGGCAGCAGGATCGCCTGAACCGGGGCCAGCCACAGGGGAAATTTCCCGGCAAAGTGTTCGGTCAGGATGCCGAAAAACCGCTCAATGGAGCCGTAGATCACCCGGTGAATCATAATGGGCCGGTGTTTTTCATTGTCCGCACCCACATAGCTCAGGTCGAAGCGCTCCGGCAGGGACATGTCAAGCTGCACCGTGCCGCACTGCCAGGTTCTCCCCAGGGCGTCCTTGATATGGACGTCGATCTTCGGCCCGTAGAACGCGCCATCCCCCTCGTTGATCTTGTATTCC
This window encodes:
- a CDS encoding PAS domain S-box protein → MKDYLKIYPSLLVGWALFSPDRQAFAFYERFDVPHVVWDILLLLLIGVGWLLSIRLAKIRTRLKMEREARQKLEKYRNLFDLALAGLFRTSIDGKRFLAANRTLLRLHGYDDGDVEKFIAEVRPKDLYANPEQRKKVLNLIQEKGRLDHREISVFGRDGKVRNVAISAIIYPEKGYIEGSAIDLTSLKQAEQKLVENNKLLQSLLDAMPNPFFYKDATGRYRLVNKAFENMMDMPSEKIVGKTVYDISPGELAATYEKMDRALLEADGPSAQRYEYQVEMRDGLRDVIFYKETVSNAGGRIAGLVGVILDITTRKQQERQLQEKQALLHALFNSVSDYIFFKNTEGIFLGCNTAYAEHLYRSPEEITGKTAFDIFPRPLAEKFRAWDQEVLEQMKPVSAELEVPRVGRKLLVDTVKTPIVTAEGVVLGVVGVSRDITERKEMERALRQAEERYRNIFMQAAEGIFTCSPEGRFINVNPAMARICGYESPEQLMRSVTDIGQQLYVTPEERQKMVACLSREGVMTGFEAEFRRKDGTAFWISLSLRGEFDDDGRLIRVEGVGTDITGKKQTELELTRRATTDALTGLSNRAKLEQSIEQMIAQAGRSGKRLGILFIDLDGFKAVNDTYGHQAGDEVLLQVAARLRARVRASDLVARLGGDEFAVLLRDVRGPEDVTKIGQELLAAVSDEDIFCGHIRCRIGASIGGSLYPDHGTQSAELIHQADAAMYAVKAGGKNAVYMTGACPCHRNEKTSLSEEDDRESGEK